The following are encoded together in the Acidobacteriota bacterium genome:
- a CDS encoding thiamine pyrophosphate-dependent enzyme encodes MAETVFARPTALAEVSTHYCPGCTHGVIHRLVAEIIDELGVRERTVGIAPVGCSVLAYNYFNVDFHEASHGRAPAVATGIKRARPDLVVFAYQGDGDLASIGMAEIVHCANRGEKVTVVFVNNAIYGMTGGQMAPTTMPGQVATTCQLGRDVELAGYPIRIAELISTLRTPAFVARATVHNPLVAVHAKEMLRRAFTCQVEGTCFSLVEILSTCPTNWGVPPVEATGWLEKNMLPYYPVGVFKTPQGGSREPKPLVV; translated from the coding sequence ATGGCTGAGACGGTCTTTGCCCGTCCGACGGCCCTGGCCGAGGTCTCGACCCACTACTGCCCGGGCTGTACCCACGGAGTGATCCACCGCCTCGTGGCGGAGATCATCGACGAGCTCGGGGTGCGTGAACGCACAGTCGGAATCGCCCCGGTCGGTTGTTCGGTGCTCGCATACAACTACTTCAACGTCGACTTCCACGAGGCATCTCACGGGCGAGCGCCGGCGGTGGCAACCGGGATCAAACGTGCGCGGCCGGATCTGGTCGTCTTCGCCTATCAGGGCGACGGTGACCTCGCCTCCATCGGTATGGCCGAGATCGTCCACTGCGCCAACCGAGGGGAAAAGGTCACCGTGGTCTTCGTCAACAACGCCATTTACGGCATGACCGGTGGCCAGATGGCGCCGACGACGATGCCCGGGCAGGTGGCGACAACCTGCCAGCTCGGCCGTGATGTCGAGCTTGCGGGCTACCCGATTCGCATCGCAGAGCTCATTTCGACCCTGCGGACGCCGGCATTCGTGGCCCGCGCCACGGTGCACAACCCGTTGGTCGCGGTTCACGCCAAGGAGATGTTGCGGCGGGCCTTCACCTGTCAGGTGGAGGGCACCTGTTTCTCGCTGGTCGAAATCCTCTCGACCTGTCCGACCAACTGGGGCGTTCCGCCCGTCGAGGCAACCGGCTGGCTCGAGAAGAACATGCTGCCCTACTACCCGGTTGGGGTGTTCAAGACGCCTCAAGGCGGCAGTCGCGAACCGAAGCCGCTGGTCGTCTGA
- a CDS encoding 3-methyl-2-oxobutanoate dehydrogenase subunit VorB codes for MTKKLMKGSEAIGEAAVQAGCKLFFGYPITPQNEIPEYMSMRLPQIGGAFVQAESEVAASNMIYGAAGAGERVMTSSSSPGVSLMAEGISYLAGSELPVVIVNIMRAGPGLGGILPSQGDYFQATKGLAHGDFRVLVLAPWSIQEAADLVQDAFDLADYYRNPVMILGDGLIGQMMEPVEFSDDRKPIKDLQPKTWATTGCDGSRPTNIINSLFLDPEELEQHNIRLKAKYDRIVENEVRYAEDGTDGDFDILIVAYGTVARVCSTAIDELREAGRAVAMVRPISLFPFPYDAVREAALKANAVLVVELSAGQMIEDVRLALSGSRPIHFLNRMGGILVSPDEVIDKVNAILDGNSEEVHHG; via the coding sequence ATGACCAAGAAACTCATGAAAGGTTCGGAGGCGATAGGCGAGGCCGCCGTCCAGGCCGGCTGCAAGCTCTTCTTCGGCTATCCGATAACTCCCCAGAACGAGATCCCGGAGTACATGTCGATGCGGCTGCCGCAGATCGGCGGCGCCTTTGTCCAGGCCGAGTCGGAGGTCGCGGCTTCGAACATGATCTACGGTGCAGCGGGCGCGGGCGAGCGCGTGATGACCTCCTCGTCGTCACCCGGCGTGTCGCTGATGGCCGAGGGAATCTCCTACCTCGCCGGATCGGAACTGCCGGTTGTGATCGTCAACATCATGCGTGCGGGACCCGGGCTGGGAGGGATCCTCCCCAGTCAGGGCGACTATTTCCAGGCTACCAAGGGCCTCGCGCACGGTGATTTCCGCGTGCTGGTGCTGGCGCCGTGGTCGATCCAGGAGGCCGCGGATCTGGTGCAGGATGCGTTCGATCTCGCCGACTACTACCGCAATCCGGTGATGATTCTCGGCGACGGCCTGATCGGGCAGATGATGGAGCCGGTCGAGTTCTCGGATGACCGTAAGCCGATCAAGGATCTCCAACCCAAAACCTGGGCGACGACCGGGTGTGATGGAAGCCGACCGACGAACATCATCAACTCGCTCTTCCTCGATCCGGAAGAGCTCGAGCAACACAACATCCGGCTCAAGGCCAAGTACGATCGTATCGTCGAGAACGAGGTGCGCTACGCCGAGGATGGTACCGACGGGGACTTTGACATCCTGATCGTTGCCTACGGCACCGTTGCCCGAGTGTGCTCGACCGCTATCGACGAGCTGCGGGAGGCCGGAAGGGCGGTCGCCATGGTCCGACCAATCTCCCTCTTTCCGTTCCCCTACGACGCGGTTCGCGAGGCGGCCCTCAAGGCGAATGCAGTGCTCGTCGTCGAGCTGTCGGCCGGACAGATGATCGAGGACGTCAGGCTCGCCCTTTCCGGTAGCCGGCCAATCCACTTTCTCAACCGGATGGGTGGCATCCTGGTTTCGCCCGATGAGGTCATCGACAAGGTCAATGCGATCCTCGATGGCAATTCGGAGGAGGTGCACCATGGCTGA
- a CDS encoding 2-oxoacid:acceptor oxidoreductase family protein — protein MQNDVIMAGFGGQGILLIGKMLAYAGMHAGKEVSWLPSYGPEMRGGTCNCTVVISDDPVGSPVIRSPRAVVAMNQPSLEKFEPDIREGGLLLINSSLINRGADREDLTVIEVPANEMAAELGNPRGANMVALGAYLGATDAVPLEEIVEVVRETFAAKPAMIDVNIEALRKGYELGAAATNEPAAVEV, from the coding sequence ATGCAGAACGACGTCATCATGGCGGGCTTCGGAGGACAGGGAATCCTCCTGATTGGCAAAATGTTGGCCTACGCCGGCATGCACGCCGGCAAGGAGGTGTCCTGGCTGCCCTCATACGGTCCCGAGATGCGCGGCGGGACCTGTAACTGTACGGTGGTCATCTCAGATGACCCGGTGGGCTCGCCGGTGATCCGCTCGCCGCGCGCCGTGGTTGCGATGAACCAGCCGTCGCTGGAGAAATTCGAGCCGGACATCCGTGAGGGAGGGCTGTTGCTCATCAACTCCTCGCTGATCAATCGCGGTGCCGATCGGGAAGACCTGACGGTGATCGAAGTGCCGGCGAACGAGATGGCCGCCGAGCTCGGCAATCCACGCGGCGCCAACATGGTTGCGCTGGGGGCCTATCTGGGCGCGACCGATGCGGTACCGCTGGAAGAGATTGTAGAGGTCGTGCGAGAAACTTTCGCCGCCAAGCCTGCGATGATCGACGTCAATATCGAAGCGCTGCGCAAGGGCTACGAACTCGGCGCCGCTGCAACCAACGAGCCCGCAGCGGTGGAAGTGTAG
- a CDS encoding acyl-CoA-binding protein produces the protein MELKEQFEGSIERAKGLPDQSNETLLELYGLYKQATVGDVEGERPSGFDFRGAAKYDAWEKRRGMSSDAAMQAYIDLIDRLAAG, from the coding sequence ATGGAATTGAAAGAACAATTCGAAGGCTCGATCGAAAGGGCGAAGGGGCTGCCCGATCAGTCGAACGAGACGCTGCTCGAGCTCTACGGCCTCTACAAGCAGGCCACGGTCGGCGACGTCGAAGGGGAGCGCCCGTCCGGCTTCGATTTCCGTGGCGCGGCCAAGTACGACGCCTGGGAAAAACGACGCGGCATGTCCTCCGACGCTGCAATGCAGGCATACATCGATCTCATCGATCGACTTGCCGCCGGCTGA
- a CDS encoding (2Fe-2S)-binding protein, with the protein MPTLTVNGRSVTVASDATILDAARAAGVEVPTLCHFDGLEPWGGCRLCVVDMSQANWDDDWFKVVTACNHPVKEGMTVVTDSERIIETRRVVLDLLLARCPDTPLVQRWAREYGIEKTSYTPNPEPDDCILCGLCTRVCDHIGVSAIASVNRGWGREIAPPFNQPPPDCIGCLACAEICPTDCIPYETSNSRRQIWGKEFEMLRDPETGEAVITKEQSEHFAKRTGVPMSYFETSDRSKRREMAKTFEKLSVFDSGARQ; encoded by the coding sequence ATGCCGACCCTGACGGTCAACGGACGGAGTGTGACGGTGGCCTCCGATGCCACCATTCTCGATGCCGCGCGTGCGGCCGGGGTCGAGGTGCCGACCCTCTGTCACTTCGACGGGCTCGAGCCGTGGGGTGGCTGCCGCCTGTGCGTGGTCGACATGTCGCAGGCCAACTGGGACGACGACTGGTTCAAGGTGGTAACTGCATGCAACCATCCGGTTAAGGAAGGCATGACGGTGGTGACCGACTCGGAGCGCATCATCGAGACCCGCCGTGTCGTTCTCGATCTCCTGCTCGCACGCTGCCCGGACACGCCGCTGGTGCAGCGGTGGGCGCGCGAGTACGGTATCGAAAAGACCTCCTACACGCCGAACCCCGAGCCTGACGACTGCATTCTCTGTGGACTCTGCACGAGGGTCTGTGACCACATTGGTGTGTCCGCCATTGCCTCGGTCAATCGTGGATGGGGGAGGGAGATCGCGCCGCCCTTCAACCAGCCGCCGCCGGACTGTATCGGCTGCCTGGCATGCGCCGAGATCTGCCCGACGGATTGCATCCCGTACGAGACCTCGAACAGCCGGCGACAGATATGGGGCAAGGAGTTCGAGATGCTGCGTGATCCCGAGACCGGGGAGGCTGTGATCACGAAGGAGCAGTCGGAGCATTTCGCGAAGCGAACCGGTGTGCCGATGTCGTACTTCGAGACTTCCGACCGAAGCAAGAGGCGGGAAATGGCGAAGACCTTCGAAAAATTGTCGGTATTCGATTCGGGAGCCAGACAATGA
- a CDS encoding rhomboid family intramembrane serine protease, translating to MQREHWHLTEGLIFAHFAVFILSASMSGGLQALALIPGSIGARPWTLVTYQFVHGSSMFWFFISMLVLWIMARPIEESWGSPRFLAFWLVSTFGASLTAAALARPLFGDVGFGTCLLFTFATLYPEVEFRLFFIIPVKVKYLAVIAAAILVYSSFSFGIVGGLANIAGVSAGYLFFLATRRLPSRRKFAFEIKKKRADAVIRTENQQAESRNRAWDAAVKAAAERARAGSAVADEDQALLDELDAAKDPSITVCAPTEFGFVDDDVCKGCTGFAECAARHIRMAADESKS from the coding sequence ATGCAGCGAGAGCACTGGCACCTGACCGAGGGCCTCATATTCGCCCACTTCGCAGTCTTCATTCTGAGCGCTTCCATGTCCGGAGGATTGCAGGCTCTGGCCCTCATCCCGGGCTCTATCGGTGCTCGTCCCTGGACCCTCGTGACCTACCAGTTCGTGCACGGCAGCAGTATGTTCTGGTTCTTCATTTCGATGCTCGTGCTCTGGATCATGGCGCGCCCGATCGAGGAGAGTTGGGGCTCGCCGCGGTTTTTGGCGTTCTGGCTGGTGTCGACCTTCGGCGCGTCGCTCACCGCTGCCGCCCTGGCTCGACCGCTCTTCGGAGATGTGGGCTTCGGCACCTGCCTTCTCTTCACCTTCGCCACGCTCTACCCGGAGGTGGAGTTCCGACTCTTTTTCATCATTCCGGTCAAGGTCAAGTATCTGGCGGTGATCGCGGCGGCGATCCTGGTCTACTCGAGCTTCTCCTTCGGGATCGTCGGTGGCCTCGCCAACATCGCCGGTGTCTCGGCGGGCTACCTCTTCTTCCTTGCCACTCGTCGGCTCCCGAGCCGCCGCAAGTTCGCCTTTGAGATCAAGAAGAAGCGCGCCGACGCGGTCATTCGTACCGAAAACCAGCAGGCCGAGAGCCGAAACCGAGCGTGGGACGCTGCAGTCAAGGCAGCAGCCGAGCGGGCGCGTGCCGGCTCCGCGGTTGCGGACGAGGATCAGGCGCTGCTGGACGAGCTTGACGCGGCCAAGGACCCGTCGATCACGGTGTGTGCGCCAACCGAGTTCGGGTTCGTCGATGACGACGTGTGCAAGGGGTGTACCGGCTTCGCCGAGTGCGCCGCCCGTCACATACGCATGGCTGCAGACGAGAGCAAGAGTTGA
- a CDS encoding 4Fe-4S binding protein — protein MRIESYDQFMALKQQSLERESNRTQQVLVCCGTGCLASGAKAVAEAFAEEIAKRSVDASVELFVKSTGCHGFCERGPLVVLNPQGILYTKVKPGRVEEIVEKTLVAGEVIPGLLYKEPVTGERVEKYEEVPFYKNQVRVAMRNIGRIDPADILDAVAHGAYSGAAKALFDMTPDEVIGEVATAGQRGRGGAGFNTARKWQSCKDAPGEQRFVLCNGDEGDPGAFKDRSIMEGDPHSVLEGMVIGAYAVGAHQGWIYVRDEYPLAVVNLTIAINEARKYGLLGKNIMGSGFDFDIEISRGGGAFVCGESSALMRSLEGKTGEPRAKYVHSTEKGLFDLPTVLNNVETWAGIGAIVERGGAWFASMGTERSKGTKAFSLVGKVKNTGLIELPMGTSLRRIIYDIGGGILKDRPFKAVQTGGPSGGCVPEELLDLPVDYEELTEAGSMMGSGGMIVMDDRTCMVDVSRFFLAFLEEESCGKCTPCREGLKQMLHIYDRIIAGLGEDGDLELIERLARGMQLASLCELGKSAPNPVLSTLRYFRSEYEAHIADHACPAGVCRELTAFEIIEDECDGCHLCFKACPVDAISGIVKELHVIDHEACISCGACLEVCPTDSIRTFPKKELKAEVV, from the coding sequence ATGAGAATTGAGTCATATGACCAATTCATGGCGCTCAAGCAGCAGTCTCTCGAGCGTGAGTCCAACCGCACGCAGCAAGTCTTGGTGTGCTGCGGCACCGGTTGTCTCGCATCGGGAGCGAAGGCGGTGGCGGAGGCCTTTGCCGAAGAGATCGCCAAGCGCAGCGTGGACGCCTCGGTCGAGCTCTTCGTCAAGTCGACCGGTTGCCACGGTTTCTGCGAGCGTGGGCCGCTGGTGGTCCTCAACCCCCAGGGCATCCTCTATACCAAAGTGAAACCCGGCCGGGTCGAGGAGATCGTCGAGAAGACCCTGGTCGCTGGCGAGGTCATTCCCGGCCTGCTCTACAAGGAACCGGTGACGGGCGAACGGGTGGAGAAGTACGAGGAGGTGCCGTTCTACAAGAACCAGGTGCGGGTCGCGATGCGCAACATCGGTCGCATCGACCCGGCCGACATCCTCGACGCCGTCGCCCACGGCGCCTACTCGGGCGCCGCCAAGGCCCTCTTCGATATGACTCCGGACGAAGTGATCGGTGAGGTCGCCACCGCGGGCCAGCGAGGCAGAGGTGGCGCAGGCTTCAACACCGCCCGCAAGTGGCAATCGTGCAAGGATGCACCGGGCGAGCAGCGCTTCGTGCTCTGCAACGGCGACGAGGGCGACCCTGGCGCCTTCAAGGACCGCTCGATCATGGAGGGTGACCCACACTCGGTCCTCGAAGGGATGGTGATCGGCGCATATGCGGTCGGTGCTCACCAGGGGTGGATCTACGTTCGTGACGAATACCCCCTGGCGGTGGTGAACCTGACCATCGCGATCAATGAAGCCCGGAAATACGGCCTGCTCGGCAAGAACATCATGGGATCGGGCTTCGACTTCGACATCGAGATCTCCCGAGGCGGCGGCGCCTTCGTCTGCGGCGAGTCATCGGCCCTCATGCGGTCGCTCGAGGGCAAGACCGGTGAGCCGCGGGCAAAGTACGTGCACTCGACTGAGAAGGGCCTCTTCGACCTGCCGACGGTGCTCAACAACGTCGAGACCTGGGCCGGCATCGGCGCCATCGTCGAGCGCGGCGGTGCGTGGTTCGCCTCGATGGGGACCGAGCGGTCCAAGGGCACCAAGGCTTTCTCTCTGGTCGGCAAGGTCAAGAACACCGGCCTGATCGAGCTGCCGATGGGCACCTCCCTGCGCCGCATCATCTACGACATTGGCGGTGGCATCCTCAAGGACAGGCCGTTTAAGGCGGTGCAGACTGGAGGCCCGTCTGGAGGCTGCGTGCCGGAGGAGCTGCTCGACCTGCCGGTCGACTACGAGGAGCTCACCGAGGCCGGGTCAATGATGGGATCGGGCGGCATGATCGTGATGGACGATCGTACCTGCATGGTCGACGTCTCGCGTTTTTTCCTCGCCTTCCTCGAGGAGGAGAGCTGCGGCAAGTGCACGCCCTGCCGCGAGGGCCTCAAGCAGATGCTCCACATTTACGACCGGATCATCGCCGGCCTGGGTGAGGACGGCGACCTCGAACTGATCGAGCGCCTGGCCCGGGGGATGCAGCTCGCCAGCCTGTGCGAGCTCGGCAAATCGGCGCCCAACCCGGTGCTCTCGACCCTGCGCTACTTCCGTTCGGAGTACGAGGCCCACATTGCCGACCACGCCTGTCCGGCCGGGGTATGCCGCGAGCTGACCGCCTTCGAAATCATCGAGGATGAGTGCGACGGCTGCCACCTCTGCTTCAAGGCGTGCCCGGTCGACGCGATTAGCGGGATCGTCAAGGAGCTGCACGTGATCGACCACGAGGCGTGCATTTCCTGCGGCGCCTGCCTCGAGGTCTGTCCGACGGACTCCATCCGCACCTTTCCCAAAAAAGAACTGAAGGCGGAGGTGGTGTGA
- a CDS encoding ferritin family protein — MTQTHDEILEILKKAYQIEVDGYTFYSMTADRASKPAVQELFDKLARDEVQHKAYLQSVIGSYQEKGLAAFNIKHRDPDLRAFTASIFTEEFKTQAEGADFELGALSIGMTLETNAIKYFTGAAESTAEKEVREFYEFLADWERQHLDALQGLYNGVRQDFWSDSGFSPF, encoded by the coding sequence ATGACTCAAACACACGACGAGATTCTCGAGATTCTGAAGAAGGCGTACCAGATTGAAGTCGATGGCTACACTTTTTACTCGATGACTGCCGATCGCGCGTCCAAACCCGCGGTGCAGGAGCTCTTCGACAAGCTCGCCCGCGACGAGGTACAGCACAAGGCCTACCTGCAGTCGGTGATCGGCTCTTACCAAGAAAAGGGGCTGGCCGCGTTCAACATCAAACATCGCGATCCGGATCTGCGGGCCTTCACCGCCAGCATCTTCACCGAAGAGTTCAAAACGCAGGCCGAGGGTGCGGACTTCGAGCTCGGCGCGCTTTCGATCGGGATGACGCTCGAGACGAATGCCATCAAATATTTCACGGGTGCGGCCGAGAGCACCGCCGAGAAGGAGGTGCGGGAGTTCTACGAATTTCTCGCCGACTGGGAGCGCCAACACCTCGACGCGCTGCAGGGTCTCTACAACGGCGTCCGCCAGGACTTCTGGTCGGACTCCGGTTTTTCACCGTTCTAG
- a CDS encoding glycosyltransferase family 39 protein produces MDSSSEPVHQRRIETATLIAIALLAVALLWRVVFFLEMYTSPYGNTLSLDSEVYHEAALEVAHGRWSPGETFFQAPLYPWALGVVYAVFGPNQTFAKLLQILLSVASCWLIYRMAERTFDQTIARTALAIAAVYGTYMYFANELLAVTLLVFLDLLGLDILLVAVEGERQRLWVTAGLVFGISAIARPTILPFVAAVGLWVVISGGRSQRLKPAMSSTLLFAAGVAMPILPVTVHNYLADGDFVLIASNGGFNFFIGNNPRSDGITAVAPGLRADRRGAQADQDRIAREALGDPEATPKDVSDFWYTRGWNWISEEPVAAFRHVARKGLYLINAHEVSNNRVIEFVTRHSSIFSRATIRFWMILPLAVAGIVIGGGRGRQKNLLLLFVIVYSATVVSFFVNSRFRMPMVAVLIVFAAAAVVAWFRWLRSRPLDRQLGMRVFVSVLAAVATAVLIRPLPALEVADAQAFFNEAEAYRAQGDFAGAARWYRLALEAFPGYCDAAYNLARIHAEIQPDPYRVIEVLEPVSDACAEDEALQDLLIHARSAVEPRGGNSRSADSDVPSDDL; encoded by the coding sequence ATGGATTCGAGCTCTGAGCCAGTGCACCAGCGGAGAATTGAAACTGCGACGCTGATTGCCATAGCGCTGCTGGCGGTGGCGCTGCTATGGCGAGTGGTGTTCTTCCTCGAGATGTACACCAGTCCGTACGGCAACACACTTTCCCTCGACTCGGAGGTCTATCACGAGGCAGCGCTCGAGGTGGCGCACGGACGCTGGTCGCCGGGCGAGACCTTTTTTCAGGCGCCCCTCTACCCGTGGGCGCTCGGCGTGGTCTACGCCGTGTTCGGACCCAACCAAACCTTCGCCAAGTTGTTGCAGATACTTCTCAGTGTCGCCAGTTGCTGGTTGATTTATCGGATGGCCGAACGCACTTTCGATCAGACGATTGCCCGGACCGCCCTCGCCATCGCTGCGGTTTACGGAACCTATATGTACTTCGCGAATGAACTCCTTGCCGTCACCCTCCTGGTCTTCCTCGACCTCCTCGGCCTCGATATCCTGCTGGTTGCCGTCGAAGGGGAGCGGCAACGGCTGTGGGTGACTGCGGGTCTCGTCTTCGGGATTTCGGCGATTGCGCGGCCGACGATTCTTCCTTTCGTGGCCGCTGTCGGCCTGTGGGTCGTGATCTCCGGAGGGCGATCGCAGAGGCTGAAGCCCGCGATGAGCTCGACTCTCCTGTTTGCGGCTGGCGTGGCCATGCCGATTCTCCCGGTGACGGTTCACAATTATCTGGCGGACGGCGATTTCGTACTGATTGCTTCCAACGGTGGATTCAACTTCTTCATCGGCAACAACCCTCGATCTGACGGCATCACCGCAGTCGCACCAGGGTTGAGAGCGGATCGCCGTGGTGCCCAGGCCGACCAGGATCGAATCGCTCGAGAGGCGCTCGGTGATCCCGAGGCGACGCCGAAGGACGTGTCGGACTTCTGGTACACCCGCGGTTGGAACTGGATCAGTGAAGAACCGGTGGCGGCCTTCCGACATGTCGCTCGTAAGGGTCTCTACCTGATCAACGCGCACGAGGTCTCGAACAACAGGGTCATCGAGTTCGTCACCCGGCATTCTTCGATCTTCTCGCGGGCAACCATCAGATTCTGGATGATCCTGCCCCTGGCTGTTGCGGGGATCGTGATCGGCGGGGGAAGGGGCAGGCAGAAAAACCTTCTGCTGCTTTTCGTTATCGTCTACTCGGCAACAGTCGTGTCGTTTTTCGTCAACAGCCGTTTTCGGATGCCCATGGTGGCCGTCCTCATTGTCTTCGCCGCCGCTGCGGTGGTCGCGTGGTTCCGCTGGCTTCGATCCCGACCGCTCGATCGACAACTCGGAATGCGAGTTTTCGTATCAGTACTCGCGGCGGTGGCGACAGCGGTTCTGATACGCCCTCTGCCCGCATTGGAGGTGGCGGACGCCCAGGCGTTCTTCAACGAGGCCGAAGCCTACCGTGCACAGGGAGATTTTGCCGGCGCGGCGCGTTGGTATCGGTTGGCTCTCGAGGCGTTCCCCGGCTACTGCGATGCGGCCTACAATCTCGCTCGAATCCACGCCGAGATTCAACCTGACCCGTATCGAGTGATCGAGGTCCTCGAACCGGTGTCGGATGCATGTGCCGAGGATGAGGCCCTCCAAGACCTGCTGATCCATGCCCGGAGTGCGGTTGAGCCTCGCGGTGGAAACAGCCGTTCAGCGGACAGTGACGTTCCTTCCGACGACCTCTGA
- a CDS encoding NAD(P)H-dependent oxidoreductase subunit E: MAETPCSDLGKAEEILGRYPHEEPALIQVLQDVHRAYNYLPCDVLERVADALDVPLAKVFSVSTFYKAFSLEPQGDTIIKVCMGTACHIRGGGQLVEELERQLGIGPDETTEDLKFTVKTVNCVGACAMAPVMIVGEKYYGGAKPAKVSKYVDEGGADEN; this comes from the coding sequence ATGGCTGAAACCCCGTGCTCTGACCTCGGCAAGGCCGAAGAGATCCTCGGCCGCTATCCGCATGAGGAACCGGCGCTGATCCAGGTTTTGCAGGACGTGCATCGCGCCTACAATTACCTGCCGTGCGATGTGCTGGAGAGGGTGGCCGACGCCCTCGACGTTCCGTTGGCCAAGGTCTTCTCCGTTTCAACCTTCTACAAGGCGTTCTCGCTCGAACCGCAGGGCGACACCATCATCAAGGTGTGCATGGGCACCGCATGCCACATCCGTGGCGGCGGGCAGCTGGTGGAGGAACTCGAAAGGCAGCTCGGAATCGGTCCCGACGAGACCACCGAGGACCTCAAGTTCACAGTCAAGACCGTCAACTGCGTCGGGGCGTGCGCGATGGCTCCGGTGATGATCGTCGGCGAGAAATACTATGGCGGCGCGAAGCCGGCCAAGGTCTCGAAGTACGTCGACGAGGGGGGCGCCGATGAGAATTGA
- a CDS encoding 4Fe-4S dicluster domain-containing protein, with protein MGAGAGTELPLMKMIYKVSVERCIACGKCELACAFAHGSEGRPSKTRINIHRRGPELGTPIVCFQCDEAACVAVCPTEALVRNADTGAIEMARSRCISCRMCVAACPFGNMLWDETYHCVQKCDLCGGDPRCVPFCPTGAIAWVPVEEAAVPPKPLDRETLEIPSVL; from the coding sequence ATGGGAGCGGGAGCGGGAACGGAGCTGCCGCTGATGAAGATGATCTACAAGGTCTCCGTGGAACGTTGTATCGCGTGCGGAAAGTGCGAGCTGGCCTGTGCTTTCGCCCACGGATCGGAAGGCCGGCCGTCGAAAACCAGGATCAACATCCATCGTCGCGGTCCGGAGCTGGGAACACCGATCGTCTGCTTCCAGTGTGATGAGGCGGCGTGCGTTGCTGTCTGTCCGACCGAGGCGCTGGTTCGGAATGCCGACACCGGGGCGATCGAAATGGCGCGATCTCGGTGTATTTCATGCAGGATGTGCGTCGCCGCCTGTCCCTTCGGCAACATGCTGTGGGACGAAACCTATCATTGCGTCCAGAAGTGCGATCTCTGCGGCGGTGACCCGCGATGCGTGCCCTTCTGCCCGACCGGAGCGATTGCCTGGGTTCCGGTGGAGGAAGCCGCGGTCCCGCCAAAACCGTTGGATCGGGAGACGTTGGAGATCCCCTCAGTGCTGTGA
- a CDS encoding 4Fe-4S binding protein, producing the protein MSRIVISPDRCKGCELCVQACPQQILGMGKQINNKGYYYAEMVEQMRCIGCRLCCITCPDMAIEMQVNGAMYHYFSY; encoded by the coding sequence ATGTCGCGGATCGTGATCAGCCCTGACCGCTGCAAGGGCTGCGAGCTCTGCGTTCAGGCCTGCCCCCAGCAGATTCTCGGGATGGGCAAGCAGATCAACAACAAGGGCTATTACTACGCCGAGATGGTGGAACAGATGCGCTGCATCGGCTGCCGCCTGTGCTGCATCACCTGCCCCGACATGGCCATCGAGATGCAGGTCAACGGGGCGATGTACCACTACTTCAGCTATTGA